The nucleotide sequence CGATTACTGCCCTGACGTGGACACCGGGAAGCCGGCGCTCGGCGACTATGGACAGCGGCGCTGGACGTGGCCGCTCCTGGAGCTGACTGTCGACGGGTTCGACGAGGCTGCTGATCTGATCGCGGATCGTTTCGCACACGCAGACGAACACGGCACATCGCCGCTGCGGCGCTGCCTCGCGCGATTCGAGCGTGAGGTCGATGGAGTCCGTGCGGCGATCGCCGTGAACATGCCGCAGGATGAGATCCTGACGCAGCTCGTGCAGGGCTGGCTGGCGCGCGCAATCGCCGCGGTCGACCAGGTGGAGGCCGCGCGGACGCGCCGGCGCGGCGTGGCCGAACTGACCCGCAGGGTGCCTTCCGGGCCGTCGCTACAGAGCTTCTTCGCAGCCAACAGTCGCACGTTCTCGTTTGCAGCACGCGCCTTCCCGCGGGCTTTCCGTGACAGCGTGGCGGGCGTGTACGCGTTCTGCCGCGTCACGGATGATATCGCCGATGGTCCGGAAGCACCCCCGGGCGGGCCGCCACGTGCGGAGCTGCTCGACCTGTGGCGTGACCTTGCACACGACGCGCACGCGGGGACCGGGTCGGGACTTCCGCTGCTCGATCGTGTCATGCGTGTGGCGGCGCTGGCGGGAGTGCCGTTCACGTATGTGGACGACCTCATCGAGGGCATGCGCATGGACCTCCGCGGCCAGCGCTACGCGTCGCTGGAAGAGCTGCACGTGTACAGTTATCGCGTCGCTGGTGTGGTCGGTCAGTGGCTGACGCGCCTGGCCGGCGTGCACGACCCGGTGGTGCTCGAGCGCGCGGCGGAGCTCGGTCACGCCATGCAGCTCACCAACATCGTGCGCGATGTCGGCGAAGACCTGAAAAGCGGACGCATCTATCTGCCCGCGGACGTGATGCACGACGCCGGTGTCGACGCTGCTGATCTGCACGCGTTCGCTGACGGCGCGCCGCTGACGAGCGGTTATCGTGCCGTCCTCGAGACGATGATGGCACGCGCCGACGAACATTACGCGGCAGCTCTCGAGGCGACCCCGTCACTGCCGCCATGGTTCCGCCGTGCCGTGGTCGTCGCGGCGCACGTGTATCGCGGCATCCACGATCAGGTGCGTGCGAACGGCCATGACAATTTCCGCCTGCGAGCCCACACCACGGTGACCGGGAAGGTGTATCTAGCCGTGAAGGCACTGGGTGGTGCACGACTCGACGCACCGGTCCAGTCCCGCCCCGATCGCGTTCCTGACGCGGGTCCGGTGCGCGATCAGGCTTCGCCCCGCACGCGGCGCGCGCGCACTCCGACAGTCGCGCTGCTGCTCATAATCGCGGCGACGCTGCCGACCGGTGTGCGTGCACAGACAGCGCCGGACCGTGCAGCCGCGCGCAGCGTGGTACCGTGCGACACAGCGTGGCCGGGAGCGGCGTCACCTGCGGCCGACAGCGCCCCATGCATGGAGCCGCGGCAGCAGATCG is from Longimicrobiales bacterium and encodes:
- a CDS encoding phytoene/squalene synthase family protein; the encoded protein is DYCPDVDTGKPALGDYGQRRWTWPLLELTVDGFDEAADLIADRFAHADEHGTSPLRRCLARFEREVDGVRAAIAVNMPQDEILTQLVQGWLARAIAAVDQVEAARTRRRGVAELTRRVPSGPSLQSFFAANSRTFSFAARAFPRAFRDSVAGVYAFCRVTDDIADGPEAPPGGPPRAELLDLWRDLAHDAHAGTGSGLPLLDRVMRVAALAGVPFTYVDDLIEGMRMDLRGQRYASLEELHVYSYRVAGVVGQWLTRLAGVHDPVVLERAAELGHAMQLTNIVRDVGEDLKSGRIYLPADVMHDAGVDAADLHAFADGAPLTSGYRAVLETMMARADEHYAAALEATPSLPPWFRRAVVVAAHVYRGIHDQVRANGHDNFRLRAHTTVTGKVYLAVKALGGARLDAPVQSRPDRVPDAGPVRDQASPRTRRARTPTVALLLIIAATLPTGVRAQTAPDRAAARSVVPCDTAWPGAASPAADSAPCMEPRQQIDHIRSLFFRAVADESAIRDGHVAIAETRAALRDADDVDAVLLAYEGAFTALEAKHGSWALARFLTVRSALSLLDAAVEAAPGDLEIRYLRAVNGVHLPSLFGRGDAARRDLDFLTREIPAARAAYDAEVYSAMAELVLEHGSPTAADRALLHAAILRYTTQQAGESTRHE